The Haliotis asinina isolate JCU_RB_2024 chromosome 2, JCU_Hal_asi_v2, whole genome shotgun sequence genomic interval AAAAACATATTGCTTTAACATTTTAGTACTGGATGCTTCGTAGTAGAATGTTTTAGATTAACCTTGTGAACTTGGTGGTAGAACTCTGAGTCTTTTTTGTCTATATTCAAGATTTTCACCATTTTATTAAACGTTAACACGACAAATCGTCGGTTTGAATTGAAGTTTACAGGCATCGAATGTGTAATACGTCCTTCACATATCATAacgcaatacatgtatatgaaggcAATAAATTTGCAAATTTGTACATTTTGATATGTTATTCTGTATGTCGCCAATATTAGCGCAAACCCTTGTTCCCTCAGCACTGATAcggaatattttcaaacttttgAATTTCTCAAACAATTTGCAATGCAAATGCCTTGTTCAATCACTGCTTATTGGTACATATAACCTGTGTCATCTCTGAATAAGTTAGATAGCTAAATATGAAAATTACGTAAACAGGTTTCTTGTAATATTCGTTTTATGCATTCATTTGTATAGAACTTATCCATTGTATAGAACTTATCCATTGCATAGAACTTATCCATTGTATAGAACTTATCCATTGAATAGAACTTATGAAGAAATAACGTCGACGATCGGTCGGATTTTCTTCTCATGAAACAAGTTTACCAGCAATATGGGATTTATTAAGAGTGATACAcgatattgtttgtttctttgggaATTTCCGTTTGGGTTGCAGTTTCATGCCAGGATATGACAAAATAACATACAACTTTGTTTACAGTGGTTCTACTCCAAATTCTCAGAAAATGTTGAATTGTTGCGTTGAATAGCGAATATCAGCTACAATTTAGATAGATTTTATACAGATTTTTTTCCTAATTTTTAAATCCCCACATTTTCGTACCTTTGAAACGGGTTACACTGTCTGCAGGAAATACTATCAATGACATACTATCAagttaatattttgtattttgttaggGTGTACATATATGTCTTCTTGTTGTAGATTCTGTTAAACGTGTTCTGAGATTGTGATTATTCTGAGACGTTCCTAGATAAGGCCATTCCTTTAACGGTTGTAACATTAAAGAAAAAGTGATTCATGGAAAGTGATATATTTCATTACTGATCAAGCCTCTATGGGTGGCGACGGGGTAGAccaatggtttgtttgtttcttgtgtccttcgccttgatgttgctggtatattgttaaaatcagcttaaaacaacactcactcaagTATATCTATGCAGGATAGACACTGCAACtggatttaaattttttttttgcGTGGTATGTTGTTAAAAACGGTCCCTTTCATCGCTGAGCGAAGTGATGACCGGTTGGGATTCACTGATCTTAACTGCAGTAAACTCTGATTCGGGACGTCATCGTGGCTTGATGAAGTCTAATCATTTCAAAGTTGTGATGTTATTGATGAGGAGGTAAATGCTAATTTCAGTCAACATGATCATCACAAAAACACCCAGGCTGTGTCCGAGCACCTCTTCAAGCTTCTAGACACCGACAGGAGCGGTGACGTGTCCAGTCAAGAACTGCTAGCGGCCTTCCATCAATATGACACCAATGGTACTATATTTctctccacactatcctctcaGCAATCCGTCATTGTCTTTAGACTAGACTCGCTGGAATTTGGTTCTCTTTTTACACCTTTCTGATTATAATGTCCACCCATCTCTCTGTTCTAGCCTCTCTGTAGTCTGGTACCCTCTGTGAACACCCTGTCGTACCCTTGGATAAGTCATTATCAATGTCGTTACAGTGTATGTCGTACCCTTGGATAAGTCATTATCAATGTCGTTACAGTGTATGTCGTACCCTTGGATAAGTCATTATCAATGTCGTTACAGTGTATGTCGTACCCTTGGATAAGTCATTATCAATGTCATTACAGTGTATGCCGTATCTTTGGATATGTCATTATCAACGTCGTTACAGTGACTGACGTTACAGTGTGTTTCATGACAGTATATGTCGTACCCTCGGATATTTTGAATGTCGTTACAGCGGACACGTCATTATGAATGTCCTTACAGGTGATCACCGTCTGACAGAGAAGGAATTCTACTTTGGGGCCTGTCACCACACCCCCGAGATCTGCCCGGAGACGATTGGTCTGTTTCAGGAGTTTGACACACTCAATGAGAATGTGCTGTGGCTCGGGAACATGAAAAGTGTATACAACCTCTTCGATACAAACGGTATGCTGCCCTCCCTATATACAAACATTGTGGCACTTGACTCGGTGCTTACCCTTGTGTTTAACGCATGTCCTTGATTCCCAATTGCTTAGAAAGATACTCATGGAGATGTTCAccgcattgtctggtccagactcgattatttacagaccgatgccgtatagctggaatattgctgagtgctgcgtaaaactaaactcactcactcgtgcagTTCCCTTGTGTGTCGAATTATTTTATCACCAGGCTCTCACGAAGCTTTGATATTAGCTTCGATATAAATCACTGGTAATaacatgatgatgaaaatgtgaaTGTATAACTTTTATGTCTTACAACACCACGAGCTGTATTTGGCATTTTCTACAGGAAACGGCGAGATCACCCGCAGCGAGTTTGTCGCCTGGATGACAATCGTGAGTAAAAACAGACTGACACATAGTTCATGTACTCTATTCCTAGTGTAGACAGATGTATGCATTTCTCAGAAACAGCAACGTATCAGTTAAGAGAGAGTAAGGGGATAgtacacaccaacactcacaagAACAAGGTTTCGACTGTCGAAACTGCATAATTTCCCCGTGGCTACCGTAGATGAAACAATGATATCTGGAGGATAAGCATAAAATGGCATGGTCTGAACTAAACGAACACGCGAAGCAGTACAGATCCGACCACTGGATACACATCATCGTATTATGAAGGGCGGTTCACGTCCAAATGTGGCCAGCCACCATTAAAGAAATGAAACGAATTGAAAACTGATGCTTCCGTCCAATATTGCTTTTCAAGTTTATGTGTACATTTTGAATTGTTAAACTGTGTTTCAGAAACTTGACGCAATTAAACAAAATCTGCCGAAACACTGAGGTAAGCGTGTCAGCAAACTGTAATACCCCAGAACCAGCATATTACGAATCCTGGACTTGGCATAAAATTCTTGCCTTAAAATCAGTTTATCACAATCAGTCTACATCAGAACAGAAGCAAGTCAATTATCTGTGAACCTACCCAAACTAAAACTCTAGAGGATGAGGGTAAAAATtctaattgttaaaaatattaaattctTCTCTTTTTAAATGATGTATTCATCATCAATTTAATCGTATTGTATATCTTCCACTCACATTTACCATCAATTTTGTTTTGCAGATACTTCTGAAATCCGAATCAATAAATATCAGTAACATATATACCCGTTTCTTTGTATTATTTTGAGCATGAGTTCGAGATACAGTTCGAGTCCgttcgagtcacagttcgagccagttcgagtcacagttcgaACCATAGTTCGAGTCACAGTTGGagtcagttcgagtcacagttcgagtcacagttgGAGTCAGTTGGAGTCACAGTTCGATTcacagttcgagtcacagttcgagtcacagttcgaACCAtagttcgagtcacagttcgagtcacagttgGAGTCAGTTCGAGCCACAGTTCGAGCcacagttcgagtcacagttcgagtcagttcgagtcacagttcgagtcacagttcgagtcacagttcgagtcagttcgagtcacagttcgagctagttcgagtcacagttcgaACCATAGTTCGAGTCACAGTTGGagtcagttcgagtcacagttgGAGTCAGTTGGAGTCACAGTTGGAGTCACAGTTGGagtcagttcgagtcacagttcgattcacagttcgagtcacaattcgagtcacagttcgagtcacagttcgagtcacagttcgaACCATAGTTCGAGTCACAGTTGGagtcagttcgagtcacagttcgattcacagttcgagtcacagttcgaTTCACAGTTCGagtcagttcgagtcacagttcgattcacagttcgagtcacagttcgagtcacagttcgaACCAtagttcgagtcacagttcgagtcacagttggagtcagttcgagtcacagttcgagtcacagttcgagtcacagttcgagtcagttcgagtcacagttcgagccagttcgagtcacagttcgaACCATAGTTCGAGTCACAGTTGGagtcagttcgagtcacagttgGAGTCAGTTGGAGTCACAGTTGGAGTCACAGTTGGagtcagt includes:
- the LOC137272377 gene encoding uncharacterized protein, which codes for MKFLVVFSCLASLTLSQHDHHKNTQAVSEHLFKLLDTDRSGDVSSQELLAAFHQYDTNGDHRLTEKEFYFGACHHTPEICPETIGLFQEFDTLNENVLWLGNMKSVYNLFDTNGNGEITRSEFVAWMTIKLDAIKQNLPKH